From a region of the Gossypium raimondii isolate GPD5lz chromosome 10, ASM2569854v1, whole genome shotgun sequence genome:
- the LOC105777873 gene encoding guanylate kinase 3, chloroplastic has protein sequence MADTQKFYSFPSLDKVSKPELLRALESSLGSSFSSDRICRAPNPLIIVISGPSGVGKDAVIKRLREVRENLHFVVTATSRGIRPGEVDGKDYYFVSKEEFLSMVEKDELVEYAVVYGDYKGIPKKQIREFMAKGCDIVLRVDIQGAETLRKTLGDSGVFIFLVAESELALVERLIERKTESKEELLVRIATAREEVKFVKRFDYVVVNAHGKLEEAVNLVGSIIDAEKAKVRQRTPFI, from the coding sequence ATGGCTGATACCCAAAAGTTCTATTCCTTTCCTTCCCTTGACAAAGTCTCTAAACCAGAGTTACTTCGTGCTTTGGAGTCTTCTCTAGGCTCTTCTTTTAGCTCTGACCGAATTTGCCGCGCCCCCAACCCTTTAATCATTGTTATAAGTGGTCCAAGTGGGGTAGGCAAAGATGCAGTCATCAAAAGACTCAGAGAAGTTAgagaaaatcttcatttcgttGTTACTGCTACGAGTAGAGGAATTAGGCCTGGTGAAGTTGATGGCAAAGATTACTATTTTGTGTCAAAGGAAGAGTTTTTATCGATGGTTGAAAAAGATGAGCTTGTGGAGTATGCTGTAGTTTATGGTGATTACAAAGGAATACCTAAGAAGCAGATAAGAGAGTTTATGGCAAAAGGGTGTGATATTGTGTTGAGAGTAGACATTCAAGGGGCAGAAACATTAAGGAAGACACTTGGAGATTCTGGGGTGTTCATATTTTTGGTGGCTGAGAGTGAGCTGGCGCTCGTTGAGAGGCTGATTGAGAGGAAGACTGAGAGTAAGGAGGAATTGCTAGTCAGGATTGCTACCGCCAGAGAGGAGGTGAAGTTTGTTAAGAGATTCGATTATGTTGTTGTGAATGCACATGGGAAGCTTGAGGAGGCTGTTAATTTGGTGGGATCTATTATCGATGCTGAGAAGGCTAAGGTTAGGCAGAGGACGCCATTCATTTGA